A single window of Taeniopygia guttata chromosome 1, bTaeGut7.mat, whole genome shotgun sequence DNA harbors:
- the HJURP gene encoding Holliday junction recognition protein isoform X1, protein MAGGAMWGGLRRSEARFMATMSRILEEYNHPFEDDILVSMDTLTYDTPDGPKQWEQVSQKDVRKWRKKMFKRYSQRPRITEISEEQSSGVEDEHSTVHQESSENPGVEISNTDEESDDVVSVGRKFEDIHLQNLIADDGQIFKEEIIPVDVIVQGDERNIPKWITITTPVSSKSHHSTLPGQKLLDEESDDVVSVGRKFEGIHLQNLIADDGQIFKKEMVPVDVIVQGDERNIPKWITITTPVSSKSHHSTSPGQKLLGCQAAVSRKKLELSNECSSSKYPQLQHSAVPISSNTTASPRHQPCPELRKTSCDSILGEYQSADEECSLSNTTLADLYPAMVETFTKLMKKHSQSIVFKYMFGRPRSKKRYSRRPKLNVTVDKMRGFEPCKLKESFHSTCSCGIEDNQNPTSGKKSRELCCDSCPVNNSSGLVPYAYTDTNEIKMPYSDSSLEQHLAFGKSLEICKDTTFPDVMGRIGETFLVEDKLQTTATPKSSEYSEIEEHKHTYRHFSEPSFITSTASSDSRVLHLVKESKTEKTDSCFGTSELCSSACSSPGNRNNSIPITNCSPAKSSLNTVFVYPQKIISERQTSFQHKDSFSSWLMKQSPSNKPNKYEDSFEELYNKVCSEKFQKPLTLTKPLLNSQNLEEKGTLVKSNLSDSGRSANRCDIEFDRLFEKLCGESVPKFPGLQAALNFKKYEEMQIPETVNALVNSPVRAYPAISRVKRANFLNYLPCSPVKRLKLTPEHCFSPRKCQDIFHREKGNLQTGSMDFLSTYSCSNPSSFADHNSHCQGSRSHDSSDKSFLGIPGTTLQESGTAGAHSGWPWVMENCCSLSNVRKCQSRVYRKLSYSDGKDQL, encoded by the exons ATGGCCGGCGGCGCGATGTGGGGCGGGCTGCGGCGCAGCGAGGCCCGCTTCATGGCAACCATGAGCCGCATCCTGGAGGAG TACAATCATCCTTTTGAAGATGACATACTTGTTTCCATGGACACTCTCACTTACGATACACCTGACG gACCTAAACAATGGGAGCAAGTGTCACAGAAGGATGTtagaaaatggagaaagaaaatgtttaag CGTTATAGTCAAAGACCAAGGATCACAG AAATATCAGAGGAACAGAGCAGTGGTGTTGAAGATGAGCACTCAACAGTACACCAG GAATCTTCTGAGAACCCTGGTGTGGAAATATCTAATAcag ATGAAGAAAGTGATGACGTAGTCTCAGTAGGAAGAAAGTTTGAAGACATTCACCTGCAG AATCTGATTGCAGATGATGGGCAAATCTTCAAGGAAGAAATAATTCCAGTGGATGTGATAGTACAAGGTGATGagagaaatattcccaaatGGATAACG atAACAACTCCAGTTTCATCTAAAAGTCATCATTCAACTTTGCCAGGGCAAAAACTGCTTG ATGAAGAAAGCGATGACGTAGTCTCAGTAGGAAGAAAATTTGAAGGCATTCACCTGCAG AATCTGATTGCAGATGATGGGCAAATCTTCAAGAAAGAAATGGTTCCAGTGGATGTGATAGTACAAGGTGATGagagaaatattcccaaatGGATAACG atAACAACTCCAGTTTCATCTAAAAGTCATCATTCAACTTCGCCAGGGCAAAAACTGCTTG gctgTCAAGCTGCTGTTAGCAGAAAGAAGCTAGAGCTGTCAAATGAGTGTTCTTCATCCAAATATCCACAGTTACAGCATTCTGCTGTTCCCATTTCATCAAATACAACAGCCTCACCCAGGCACCAACCTTGTCCAGAACTGAGAAAGACTTCATGTGATAGTATCCTTGGAGAATACCAGTCTGCAGATGAGGAATGCTCCTTGAGCAATACAACTCTTGCAGACTTGTATCCAGCAATGGTAGAGACATTTACAAAGCTCATGAAGAAGCATTCTCAGAGCATAGTGTTCAAGTACATGTTTGGACGCCCACGGTCCAAGAAGAGGTATTCTAGAAGACCAAAGCTCAATGTCACTGTAGACAAAATGAGAGGGTTTGAACCCTGTAAACTAAAGGAATCATTTCACAGCACATGTAGCTGTGGAATTGAAGACAACCAAAATCCAACTTCTGGAAAGAAGAGCAGAGAATTGTGTTGTGACAGTTGCCCCGTTAATAATTCGTCTGGGCTGGTGCCTTATGCTTATACTGATACAAATGAAATCAAAATGCCTTACTCTGACTCAAGTTTAGAACAACATTTGGCATTTGGAAAAAGCCTAGAAATCTGCAAAGACACTACTTTTCCTGATGTTATGGGTAGAATAGGAGAGACATTTCTAGTTGAAGATAAATTACAGACTACTGCCACACCCAAGAGTTCAGAATACAGTGAAATTGAAGAACATAAACATACTTACAGACATTTCTCAGAACCTAGTTTTATAACATCTACTGCCAGTTCAGATTCAAGAGTGCTTCATCTTGTAAAAGAGAGTAAGACTGAGAAAACTGACTCTTGTTTTGGTACCTCAGAGTTGTGTTCATCTGCTTGTAGTTCCCCTGGTAATAGAAACAATTCTATCCCTATCACAAATTGTTCTCCTGCAAAATCATCATTAAATACTGTGTTTGTATATcctcaaaaaataatttctgaaagacAAACTTCTTTCCAGCACAAAGACTCATTTTCCTCCTGGCTTATGAAGCAGAGTCCTTCAAACAAGCCAAATAAATATGAAGATTCATTTGAGGAACTCTACAACAAAGTGTGTTCTGAAAAATTCCAAAAGCCTTTGACATTGACAAAACCGCTTTTAAACTCGCAGAACCTTGAAGAGAAAGGAACATTAGTGAAGAGTAATCTAAGTGATTCTGGGAGGTCTGCTAATCGGTGTGATATAGAATTTGACAGGCTCTTTGAGAAACTGTGTGGGGAGTCTGTTCCAAAATTTCCTGGGCTTCAGGCAGCTTTAAATTTCaagaaatatgaagaaatgCAGATACCTGAAACTGTAAATGCGCTTGTTAATTCTCCTGTCCGAGCTTATCCTGCAATTTCCAGAGTTAAAAGAGCAAATTTTTTAAACTATCTTCCTTGTTCACCAGTAAAGCGACTGAAACTTACACCAGAACAttgtttttctccaaggaaatgtCAGGATATTTTCCACCGTGAAAAGGGTAATCTTCAAACAGGCAGCATGGATTTCTTGAGCACATACAGCTGTAGCAACCCCAGCTCTTTTGCTGATCACAACTCTCATTGTCAG GGCTCTAGATCTCATGATTCTTCAGATAAAAGTTTTCTTGGTATTCCTGGCACTACCCTGCAAG AATCTGGGACTGCAGGTGCACACTCTGGTTGGCCTTGGGTAATGGAGAATTGCTGCTCTTTAAGTAATGTGAGGAAGTGTCAATCAAG ggtGTACAGAAAACTAAGCTACAGTGATGGGAAAGACCAGTTGTGA
- the TRAT1 gene encoding T-cell receptor-associated transmembrane adapter 1, protein MDCHFSIWGALAFLSLALLVSLTLNIVHYIKKKQAKMHKDYEESNPSYDGYHTEDDPVYGNLNQDILEECCYEQMKSQPQRPVNQLQVESANQMCYASLDHSVKRKCRKPRRKKDPSLEEDEEERSSNPMVASKVSIYLNSEQLAAENTAKVEAIHDDPIRLMGLIHNAKGESQIGNEPNM, encoded by the exons ATGGACTGCCATTTTTCTATCTGGGGAGCTTTGGCCTTCCTGAGTTTGGCTCTGCTTGTTTCACTGACACTGAATATTGTACACTATATCAAAAAGAAGCAAG CTAAAATGCATAAAGACTATGAAGAGAGCAATCCAAG CTATGATGGCTATCACACAGAAGATGATCCAGTTTATGGCAATCTCAATCAAGATATTTTAG AAGAATGTTGTTACGAGCAGATGAAGTCCCAGCCTCAAAGACCAGTTAACCAGCTACAG GTGGAGTCTGCCAATCAGATGTGCTATGCCTCACTTGATCACAGTGTcaagagaaaatgcagaaagccaaggagaaagaaagatcCTTCATTagaggaagatgaagaagaaagatCATCTAACCCCATGGTGGCTTCCAAAGTTAGCATTTACCTCAATAGTGAGCAGCTGGCTgctgaaaacacagcaaaagTAGAAGCCATTCATGATGATCCCATCAGATTAATGGGCTTGATTCATAATGCAAAAGGGGAGAGCCAAATAGGTAACGAACCAAATATGTAA
- the HJURP gene encoding Holliday junction recognition protein isoform X2, giving the protein MAGGAMWGGLRRSEARFMATMSRILEEYNHPFEDDILVSMDTLTYDTPDGPKQWEQVSQKDVRKWRKKMFKRYSQRPRITEISEEQSSGVEDEHSTVHQESSENPGVEISNTDEESDDVVSVGRKFEGIHLQNLIADDGQIFKKEMVPVDVIVQGDERNIPKWITITTPVSSKSHHSTSPGQKLLGCQAAVSRKKLELSNECSSSKYPQLQHSAVPISSNTTASPRHQPCPELRKTSCDSILGEYQSADEECSLSNTTLADLYPAMVETFTKLMKKHSQSIVFKYMFGRPRSKKRYSRRPKLNVTVDKMRGFEPCKLKESFHSTCSCGIEDNQNPTSGKKSRELCCDSCPVNNSSGLVPYAYTDTNEIKMPYSDSSLEQHLAFGKSLEICKDTTFPDVMGRIGETFLVEDKLQTTATPKSSEYSEIEEHKHTYRHFSEPSFITSTASSDSRVLHLVKESKTEKTDSCFGTSELCSSACSSPGNRNNSIPITNCSPAKSSLNTVFVYPQKIISERQTSFQHKDSFSSWLMKQSPSNKPNKYEDSFEELYNKVCSEKFQKPLTLTKPLLNSQNLEEKGTLVKSNLSDSGRSANRCDIEFDRLFEKLCGESVPKFPGLQAALNFKKYEEMQIPETVNALVNSPVRAYPAISRVKRANFLNYLPCSPVKRLKLTPEHCFSPRKCQDIFHREKGNLQTGSMDFLSTYSCSNPSSFADHNSHCQGSRSHDSSDKSFLGIPGTTLQESGTAGAHSGWPWVMENCCSLSNVRKCQSRVYRKLSYSDGKDQL; this is encoded by the exons ATGGCCGGCGGCGCGATGTGGGGCGGGCTGCGGCGCAGCGAGGCCCGCTTCATGGCAACCATGAGCCGCATCCTGGAGGAG TACAATCATCCTTTTGAAGATGACATACTTGTTTCCATGGACACTCTCACTTACGATACACCTGACG gACCTAAACAATGGGAGCAAGTGTCACAGAAGGATGTtagaaaatggagaaagaaaatgtttaag CGTTATAGTCAAAGACCAAGGATCACAG AAATATCAGAGGAACAGAGCAGTGGTGTTGAAGATGAGCACTCAACAGTACACCAG GAATCTTCTGAGAACCCTGGTGTGGAAATATCTAATAcag ATGAAGAAAGCGATGACGTAGTCTCAGTAGGAAGAAAATTTGAAGGCATTCACCTGCAG AATCTGATTGCAGATGATGGGCAAATCTTCAAGAAAGAAATGGTTCCAGTGGATGTGATAGTACAAGGTGATGagagaaatattcccaaatGGATAACG atAACAACTCCAGTTTCATCTAAAAGTCATCATTCAACTTCGCCAGGGCAAAAACTGCTTG gctgTCAAGCTGCTGTTAGCAGAAAGAAGCTAGAGCTGTCAAATGAGTGTTCTTCATCCAAATATCCACAGTTACAGCATTCTGCTGTTCCCATTTCATCAAATACAACAGCCTCACCCAGGCACCAACCTTGTCCAGAACTGAGAAAGACTTCATGTGATAGTATCCTTGGAGAATACCAGTCTGCAGATGAGGAATGCTCCTTGAGCAATACAACTCTTGCAGACTTGTATCCAGCAATGGTAGAGACATTTACAAAGCTCATGAAGAAGCATTCTCAGAGCATAGTGTTCAAGTACATGTTTGGACGCCCACGGTCCAAGAAGAGGTATTCTAGAAGACCAAAGCTCAATGTCACTGTAGACAAAATGAGAGGGTTTGAACCCTGTAAACTAAAGGAATCATTTCACAGCACATGTAGCTGTGGAATTGAAGACAACCAAAATCCAACTTCTGGAAAGAAGAGCAGAGAATTGTGTTGTGACAGTTGCCCCGTTAATAATTCGTCTGGGCTGGTGCCTTATGCTTATACTGATACAAATGAAATCAAAATGCCTTACTCTGACTCAAGTTTAGAACAACATTTGGCATTTGGAAAAAGCCTAGAAATCTGCAAAGACACTACTTTTCCTGATGTTATGGGTAGAATAGGAGAGACATTTCTAGTTGAAGATAAATTACAGACTACTGCCACACCCAAGAGTTCAGAATACAGTGAAATTGAAGAACATAAACATACTTACAGACATTTCTCAGAACCTAGTTTTATAACATCTACTGCCAGTTCAGATTCAAGAGTGCTTCATCTTGTAAAAGAGAGTAAGACTGAGAAAACTGACTCTTGTTTTGGTACCTCAGAGTTGTGTTCATCTGCTTGTAGTTCCCCTGGTAATAGAAACAATTCTATCCCTATCACAAATTGTTCTCCTGCAAAATCATCATTAAATACTGTGTTTGTATATcctcaaaaaataatttctgaaagacAAACTTCTTTCCAGCACAAAGACTCATTTTCCTCCTGGCTTATGAAGCAGAGTCCTTCAAACAAGCCAAATAAATATGAAGATTCATTTGAGGAACTCTACAACAAAGTGTGTTCTGAAAAATTCCAAAAGCCTTTGACATTGACAAAACCGCTTTTAAACTCGCAGAACCTTGAAGAGAAAGGAACATTAGTGAAGAGTAATCTAAGTGATTCTGGGAGGTCTGCTAATCGGTGTGATATAGAATTTGACAGGCTCTTTGAGAAACTGTGTGGGGAGTCTGTTCCAAAATTTCCTGGGCTTCAGGCAGCTTTAAATTTCaagaaatatgaagaaatgCAGATACCTGAAACTGTAAATGCGCTTGTTAATTCTCCTGTCCGAGCTTATCCTGCAATTTCCAGAGTTAAAAGAGCAAATTTTTTAAACTATCTTCCTTGTTCACCAGTAAAGCGACTGAAACTTACACCAGAACAttgtttttctccaaggaaatgtCAGGATATTTTCCACCGTGAAAAGGGTAATCTTCAAACAGGCAGCATGGATTTCTTGAGCACATACAGCTGTAGCAACCCCAGCTCTTTTGCTGATCACAACTCTCATTGTCAG GGCTCTAGATCTCATGATTCTTCAGATAAAAGTTTTCTTGGTATTCCTGGCACTACCCTGCAAG AATCTGGGACTGCAGGTGCACACTCTGGTTGGCCTTGGGTAATGGAGAATTGCTGCTCTTTAAGTAATGTGAGGAAGTGTCAATCAAG ggtGTACAGAAAACTAAGCTACAGTGATGGGAAAGACCAGTTGTGA